The following coding sequences lie in one Pan paniscus chromosome X, NHGRI_mPanPan1-v2.0_pri, whole genome shotgun sequence genomic window:
- the SLC6A8 gene encoding sodium- and chloride-dependent creatine transporter 1 isoform X1, which produces MAKKSAENGIYSVSGDEKKGPLIAPGPDGAPAKGDGPVGLGTPGGRLAVPPRETWTRQMDFIMSCVGFAVGLGNVWRFPYLCYKNGGGVFLIPYVLIALVGGIPIFFLEISLGQFMKAGSINVWNICPLFKGLGYASMVIVFYCNTYYIMVLAWGFYYLVKSFTTTLPWATCGHTWNTPDCVEIFRHEDCANASLANLTCDQLADRRSPVIEFWENKVLRLSGGLEVPGALNWEVTLCLLACWVLVYFCVWKGVKSTGKIVYFTATFPYVVLVVLLVRGVLLPGALDGIIYYLKPDWSKLGSPQVWIDAGTQIFFSYAIGLGALTALGSYNRFNNNCYKDAIILALINSGTSFFAGFVVFSILGFMAAEQGVHISKVAESGPGLAFIAYPRAVTLMPVAPLWAALFFFMLLLLGLDSQFVGVEGFITGLLDLLPASYYFRFQREISVALCCALCFVIDLSMVTDGGMYVFQLFDYYSASGTTLLWQAFWECVVVAWVYGADRFMDDIACMIGYRPCPWMKWCWSFFTPLVCMGIFIFNVVYYEPLVYNNTYVYPWWGEAMGWAFALSSMLCVPLHLLGCLLRAKGTMAERWQHLTQPIWGLHHLEYRAQDADVRGLTTLTPVSESSKVVVVESVM; this is translated from the exons ATGGCGAAGAAGAGCGCCGAGAACGGCATCTATAGCGTGTCCGGCGACGAGAAGAAGGGCCCCCTCATCGCGCCCGGGCCCGACGGGGCCCCGGCCAAGGGCGACGGCCCCGTGGGCCTGGGGACACCCGGCGGCCGCCTGGCCGTGCCGCCGCGCGAGACCTGGACGCGCCAGATGGACTTCATCATGTCGTGCGTGGGCTTCGCCGTGGGCTTGGGCAACGTGTGGCGCTTTCCCTACCTGTGCTACAAGAACGGCGGAG GTGTGTTCCTTATTCCCTACGTCCTGATCGCCCTGGTTGGAGGAATCCCCATTTTCTTCTTGGAGATCTCGCTGGGCCAGTTCATGAAGGCCGGCAGCATCAATGTCTGGAACATCTGTCCCCTGTTCAAAG GCCTGGGCTACGCCTCCATGGTGATCGTCTTCTACTGCAACACCTACTACATCATGGTGCTGGCCTGGGGCTTCTACTACCTGGTCAAGTCCTTTACCACCACGCTgccctgggccacatgtggccacaCCTGGAACACTCCCGACTGCGTGGAGATCTTCCGCCATGAAGACTGTGCCaatgccagcctggccaacctcacCTGTGACCAGCTTGCTGACCGCCGGTCCCCTGTCATCGAGTTCTGGGA gAACAAAGTGTTGAGGCTGTCTGGGGGACTGGAGGTGCCAGGGGCCCTCAACTGGGAGGTGACCCTTTGTCTGCTGGCCTGCTGGGTGCTGGTCTACTTCTGTGTCTGGAAGGGGGTCAAATCCACGGGAAAG ATCGTGTACTTCACTGCTACATTCCCCTACGTGGTCCTGGTCGTGCTGCTGGTGCGTGGAGTGCTGCTGCCTGGCGCCCTGGATGGCATCATTTACTATCTCAAGCCTGACTGGTCAAAGCTAGGGTCCCCTCAG GTGTGGATAGATGCGGGGacccagattttcttttcttacgCCATTGGCCTGGGGGCCCTCACAGCCCTGGGCAGCTACAACCGCTTCAACAACAACTGCTACAA GGACGCCATCATCCTGGCTCTCATCAACAGCGGGACCAGCTTCTTTGCTGGCTTCGTGGTCTTCTCCATCCTGGGCTTCATGGCTGCAGAGCAGGGCGTGCACATCTCCAAGGTGGCAGAGTCAG GGCCGGGCCTGGCCTTCATCGCCTACCCGCGGGCTGTCACACTGATGCCAGTGGCCCCACTCTGGGCTGCCCTGTTCTTCTTCATGCTGTTGCTGCTTGGTCTCGACAGCCAG TTTGTAGGTGTGGAGGGCTTCATCACCGGCCTCCTCGACCTCCTCCCGGCCTCCTACTACTTCCGTTTCCAAAGGGAGATCTCTGTGGCCCTCTGTTGTGCCCTCTGCTTTGTCATCGATCTCTCCATGGTGACTGAt ggcgGGATGTACGTCTTCCAGCTGTTTGATTACTACTCGGCCAGCGGCACCACCCTGCTCTGGCAGGCCTTTTGGGAGTGCGTGGTGGTGGCCTGGGTGTACG GAGCTGACCGCTTCATGGACGACATTGCCTGTATGATCGGGTACCGACCTTGCCCCTGGATGAAATGGTGCTGGTCCTTCTTCACCCCGCTGGTCTGCATG GGCATCTTCATCTTCAACGTTGTGTACTACGAGCCGCTGGTCTACAATAACACCTACGTGTACCCGTGGTGGGGTGAGGCCATGGGCTGGGCCTTCGCGCTGTCCTCCATGCTGTGCGTGCCGCTGCACCTCCTGGGCTGCCTCCTCAGGGCCAAGGGCACCATGGCTGAG CGCTGGCAGCACCTGACCCAGCCCATCTGGGGCCTCCACCACTTGGAGTACCGAGCTCAGGACGCAGATGTCAGGGGCCTGACCACCCTGACCCCAGTGTCCGAGAGCAGCAAGGTCGTCGTGGTGGAGAGTGTCATGTGA
- the SLC6A8 gene encoding sodium- and chloride-dependent creatine transporter 1 isoform X2 — protein MAKKSAENGIYSVSGDEKKGPLIAPGPDGAPAKGDGPVGLGTPGGRLAVPPRETWTRQMDFIMSCVGFAVGLGNVWRFPYLCYKNGGGVFLIPYVLIALVGGIPIFFLEISLGQFMKAGSINVWNICPLFKGLGYASMVIVFYCNTYYIMVLAWGFYYLVKSFTTTLPWATCGHTWNTPDCVEIFRHEDCANASLANLTCDQLADRRSPVIEFWENKVLRLSGGLEVPGALNWEVTLCLLACWVLVYFCVWKGVKSTGKVWIDAGTQIFFSYAIGLGALTALGSYNRFNNNCYKDAIILALINSGTSFFAGFVVFSILGFMAAEQGVHISKVAESGPGLAFIAYPRAVTLMPVAPLWAALFFFMLLLLGLDSQFVGVEGFITGLLDLLPASYYFRFQREISVALCCALCFVIDLSMVTDGGMYVFQLFDYYSASGTTLLWQAFWECVVVAWVYGADRFMDDIACMIGYRPCPWMKWCWSFFTPLVCMGIFIFNVVYYEPLVYNNTYVYPWWGEAMGWAFALSSMLCVPLHLLGCLLRAKGTMAERWQHLTQPIWGLHHLEYRAQDADVRGLTTLTPVSESSKVVVVESVM, from the exons ATGGCGAAGAAGAGCGCCGAGAACGGCATCTATAGCGTGTCCGGCGACGAGAAGAAGGGCCCCCTCATCGCGCCCGGGCCCGACGGGGCCCCGGCCAAGGGCGACGGCCCCGTGGGCCTGGGGACACCCGGCGGCCGCCTGGCCGTGCCGCCGCGCGAGACCTGGACGCGCCAGATGGACTTCATCATGTCGTGCGTGGGCTTCGCCGTGGGCTTGGGCAACGTGTGGCGCTTTCCCTACCTGTGCTACAAGAACGGCGGAG GTGTGTTCCTTATTCCCTACGTCCTGATCGCCCTGGTTGGAGGAATCCCCATTTTCTTCTTGGAGATCTCGCTGGGCCAGTTCATGAAGGCCGGCAGCATCAATGTCTGGAACATCTGTCCCCTGTTCAAAG GCCTGGGCTACGCCTCCATGGTGATCGTCTTCTACTGCAACACCTACTACATCATGGTGCTGGCCTGGGGCTTCTACTACCTGGTCAAGTCCTTTACCACCACGCTgccctgggccacatgtggccacaCCTGGAACACTCCCGACTGCGTGGAGATCTTCCGCCATGAAGACTGTGCCaatgccagcctggccaacctcacCTGTGACCAGCTTGCTGACCGCCGGTCCCCTGTCATCGAGTTCTGGGA gAACAAAGTGTTGAGGCTGTCTGGGGGACTGGAGGTGCCAGGGGCCCTCAACTGGGAGGTGACCCTTTGTCTGCTGGCCTGCTGGGTGCTGGTCTACTTCTGTGTCTGGAAGGGGGTCAAATCCACGGGAAAG GTGTGGATAGATGCGGGGacccagattttcttttcttacgCCATTGGCCTGGGGGCCCTCACAGCCCTGGGCAGCTACAACCGCTTCAACAACAACTGCTACAA GGACGCCATCATCCTGGCTCTCATCAACAGCGGGACCAGCTTCTTTGCTGGCTTCGTGGTCTTCTCCATCCTGGGCTTCATGGCTGCAGAGCAGGGCGTGCACATCTCCAAGGTGGCAGAGTCAG GGCCGGGCCTGGCCTTCATCGCCTACCCGCGGGCTGTCACACTGATGCCAGTGGCCCCACTCTGGGCTGCCCTGTTCTTCTTCATGCTGTTGCTGCTTGGTCTCGACAGCCAG TTTGTAGGTGTGGAGGGCTTCATCACCGGCCTCCTCGACCTCCTCCCGGCCTCCTACTACTTCCGTTTCCAAAGGGAGATCTCTGTGGCCCTCTGTTGTGCCCTCTGCTTTGTCATCGATCTCTCCATGGTGACTGAt ggcgGGATGTACGTCTTCCAGCTGTTTGATTACTACTCGGCCAGCGGCACCACCCTGCTCTGGCAGGCCTTTTGGGAGTGCGTGGTGGTGGCCTGGGTGTACG GAGCTGACCGCTTCATGGACGACATTGCCTGTATGATCGGGTACCGACCTTGCCCCTGGATGAAATGGTGCTGGTCCTTCTTCACCCCGCTGGTCTGCATG GGCATCTTCATCTTCAACGTTGTGTACTACGAGCCGCTGGTCTACAATAACACCTACGTGTACCCGTGGTGGGGTGAGGCCATGGGCTGGGCCTTCGCGCTGTCCTCCATGCTGTGCGTGCCGCTGCACCTCCTGGGCTGCCTCCTCAGGGCCAAGGGCACCATGGCTGAG CGCTGGCAGCACCTGACCCAGCCCATCTGGGGCCTCCACCACTTGGAGTACCGAGCTCAGGACGCAGATGTCAGGGGCCTGACCACCCTGACCCCAGTGTCCGAGAGCAGCAAGGTCGTCGTGGTGGAGAGTGTCATGTGA
- the SLC6A8 gene encoding sodium- and chloride-dependent creatine transporter 1 isoform X3, with product MAKKSAENGIYSVSGDEKKGPLIAPGPDGAPAKGDGPVGLGTPGGRLAVPPRETWTRQMDFIMSCVGFAVGLGNVWRFPYLCYKNGGGVFLIPYVLIALVGGIPIFFLEISLGQFMKAGSINVWNICPLFKGLGYASMVIVFYCNTYYIMVLAWGFYYLVKSFTTTLPWATCGHTWNTPDCVEIFRHEDCANASLANLTCDQLADRRSPVIEFWENKVLRLSGGLEVPGALNWEVTLCLLACWVLVYFCVWKGVKSTGKIVYFTATFPYVVLVVLLVRGVLLPGALDGIIYYLKPDWSKLGSPQVWIDAGTQIFFSYAIGLGALTALGSYNRFNNNCYKDAIILALINSGTSFFAGFVVFSILGFMAAEQGVHISKVAESGPGLAFIAYPRAVTLMPVAPLWAALFFFMLLLLGLDSQGGMYVFQLFDYYSASGTTLLWQAFWECVVVAWVYGADRFMDDIACMIGYRPCPWMKWCWSFFTPLVCMGIFIFNVVYYEPLVYNNTYVYPWWGEAMGWAFALSSMLCVPLHLLGCLLRAKGTMAERWQHLTQPIWGLHHLEYRAQDADVRGLTTLTPVSESSKVVVVESVM from the exons ATGGCGAAGAAGAGCGCCGAGAACGGCATCTATAGCGTGTCCGGCGACGAGAAGAAGGGCCCCCTCATCGCGCCCGGGCCCGACGGGGCCCCGGCCAAGGGCGACGGCCCCGTGGGCCTGGGGACACCCGGCGGCCGCCTGGCCGTGCCGCCGCGCGAGACCTGGACGCGCCAGATGGACTTCATCATGTCGTGCGTGGGCTTCGCCGTGGGCTTGGGCAACGTGTGGCGCTTTCCCTACCTGTGCTACAAGAACGGCGGAG GTGTGTTCCTTATTCCCTACGTCCTGATCGCCCTGGTTGGAGGAATCCCCATTTTCTTCTTGGAGATCTCGCTGGGCCAGTTCATGAAGGCCGGCAGCATCAATGTCTGGAACATCTGTCCCCTGTTCAAAG GCCTGGGCTACGCCTCCATGGTGATCGTCTTCTACTGCAACACCTACTACATCATGGTGCTGGCCTGGGGCTTCTACTACCTGGTCAAGTCCTTTACCACCACGCTgccctgggccacatgtggccacaCCTGGAACACTCCCGACTGCGTGGAGATCTTCCGCCATGAAGACTGTGCCaatgccagcctggccaacctcacCTGTGACCAGCTTGCTGACCGCCGGTCCCCTGTCATCGAGTTCTGGGA gAACAAAGTGTTGAGGCTGTCTGGGGGACTGGAGGTGCCAGGGGCCCTCAACTGGGAGGTGACCCTTTGTCTGCTGGCCTGCTGGGTGCTGGTCTACTTCTGTGTCTGGAAGGGGGTCAAATCCACGGGAAAG ATCGTGTACTTCACTGCTACATTCCCCTACGTGGTCCTGGTCGTGCTGCTGGTGCGTGGAGTGCTGCTGCCTGGCGCCCTGGATGGCATCATTTACTATCTCAAGCCTGACTGGTCAAAGCTAGGGTCCCCTCAG GTGTGGATAGATGCGGGGacccagattttcttttcttacgCCATTGGCCTGGGGGCCCTCACAGCCCTGGGCAGCTACAACCGCTTCAACAACAACTGCTACAA GGACGCCATCATCCTGGCTCTCATCAACAGCGGGACCAGCTTCTTTGCTGGCTTCGTGGTCTTCTCCATCCTGGGCTTCATGGCTGCAGAGCAGGGCGTGCACATCTCCAAGGTGGCAGAGTCAG GGCCGGGCCTGGCCTTCATCGCCTACCCGCGGGCTGTCACACTGATGCCAGTGGCCCCACTCTGGGCTGCCCTGTTCTTCTTCATGCTGTTGCTGCTTGGTCTCGACAGCCAG ggcgGGATGTACGTCTTCCAGCTGTTTGATTACTACTCGGCCAGCGGCACCACCCTGCTCTGGCAGGCCTTTTGGGAGTGCGTGGTGGTGGCCTGGGTGTACG GAGCTGACCGCTTCATGGACGACATTGCCTGTATGATCGGGTACCGACCTTGCCCCTGGATGAAATGGTGCTGGTCCTTCTTCACCCCGCTGGTCTGCATG GGCATCTTCATCTTCAACGTTGTGTACTACGAGCCGCTGGTCTACAATAACACCTACGTGTACCCGTGGTGGGGTGAGGCCATGGGCTGGGCCTTCGCGCTGTCCTCCATGCTGTGCGTGCCGCTGCACCTCCTGGGCTGCCTCCTCAGGGCCAAGGGCACCATGGCTGAG CGCTGGCAGCACCTGACCCAGCCCATCTGGGGCCTCCACCACTTGGAGTACCGAGCTCAGGACGCAGATGTCAGGGGCCTGACCACCCTGACCCCAGTGTCCGAGAGCAGCAAGGTCGTCGTGGTGGAGAGTGTCATGTGA
- the BCAP31 gene encoding B-cell receptor-associated protein 31 isoform X1, with product MSLQWTAVATFLYAEVFVVLLLCIPFISPKRWQKIFKSRLVELLVSYGNTFFVVLIVILVLLVIDAVREIRKYDDVTEKVNLQNNPGAMEHFHMKLFRAQRNLYIAGFSLLLSFLLRRLVTLISQQATLLASNEAFKKQAESASEAAKKYMEENDQLKKGAAVDGGKLDVGNAEVKLEEENRSLKADLQKLKDELASTKQKLEKAENQVLAMRKQSEGLTKEYDRLLEEHAKLQAAVDGPMDKKEE from the exons ATGAGTCTGCAGTGGACTGCAGTTGCCACCTTCCTCTATGCGGAGGTCTTTGTTGTGTTGCTTCTCTGCATTCCCTTCATTTCTCCTAAAAG ATGGCAGAAGATTTTCAAGTCCCGGCTGGTGGAGTTGTTAGTGTCCTATGGCAACACCTTCTTTGTGGTTCTCATTGTCATCCTTGTGCTGTTGGTCATCG ATGCCGTGCGCGAAATTCGGAAGTATGATGATGTGACGGAAAAGGTGAACCTCCAGAACAATCCCGGGGCCATGGAGCACTTCCACATGAAGCTTTTCCGTGCCCAGAGGAATCTCTACATTGCTGGCTTTTCCTTGCTGCTGTCCTT CCTGCTTAGACGCCTGGTGACTCTCATCTCGCAGCAGGCCACGCTGCTGGCCTCCAATGAAGCCTTTAAAAAGCAGGCGGAGAGTGCTAGTGAGGCGGCCAAGAAGTACATGGAGGAGAATGACCAGCTCAAGAAG GGAGCTGCTGTTGACGGAGGCAAGTTGGATGTCGGGAATGCTGAGGTGAAGTTGGAGGAAGAGAACAGGAGCCTGAAGGCTGACCTGCAGAAGCTAAAGGACGAGCTGGCCAGCACTAAGCAAA AACTAGAGAAAGCTGAAAACCAGGTTCTGGCCATGCGGAAGCAGTCTGAGGGCCTCACCAAGGAGTACGACCGCTTGCTGGAGGAGCACGCAAAGCTGCAG GCTGCAGTAGATGGTCCCATGGACAAGAAGGAAGAGTAA
- the BCAP31 gene encoding B-cell receptor-associated protein 31 isoform X2 produces the protein MGAEASSSWCPGTALPEERLSVKQASEISGFLGQGSSGEAALDVLTHVLEGAGNKLTSSCGKPSSNRMSLQWTAVATFLYAEVFVVLLLCIPFISPKRWQKIFKSRLVELLVSYGNTFFVVLIVILVLLVIDAVREIRKYDDVTEKVNLQNNPGAMEHFHMKLFRAQRNLYIAGFSLLLSFLLRRLVTLISQQATLLASNEAFKKQAESASEAAKKYMEENDQLKKGAAVDGGKLDVGNAEVKLEEENRSLKADLQKLKDELASTKQKLEKAENQVLAMRKQSEGLTKEYDRLLEEHAKLQAAVDGPMDKKEE, from the exons ATGGGTGCCGAGGCGTCCTCCTCTTGGTGCCCTGGCACTGCTCTTCCCGAAGAACGCCTTTCAGTTAAACAGGCGTCGGAAATCTCGGGCTTCCTGGGGCAGGGATCGTCGGGAGAGGCCGCTCTGGACGTGTTGACACACGTGCTGGAGGGGGCAG GAAACAAGCTCACATCTTCCTGTGGGAAACCTTCTAGCAACAGGATGAGTCTGCAGTGGACTGCAGTTGCCACCTTCCTCTATGCGGAGGTCTTTGTTGTGTTGCTTCTCTGCATTCCCTTCATTTCTCCTAAAAG ATGGCAGAAGATTTTCAAGTCCCGGCTGGTGGAGTTGTTAGTGTCCTATGGCAACACCTTCTTTGTGGTTCTCATTGTCATCCTTGTGCTGTTGGTCATCG ATGCCGTGCGCGAAATTCGGAAGTATGATGATGTGACGGAAAAGGTGAACCTCCAGAACAATCCCGGGGCCATGGAGCACTTCCACATGAAGCTTTTCCGTGCCCAGAGGAATCTCTACATTGCTGGCTTTTCCTTGCTGCTGTCCTT CCTGCTTAGACGCCTGGTGACTCTCATCTCGCAGCAGGCCACGCTGCTGGCCTCCAATGAAGCCTTTAAAAAGCAGGCGGAGAGTGCTAGTGAGGCGGCCAAGAAGTACATGGAGGAGAATGACCAGCTCAAGAAG GGAGCTGCTGTTGACGGAGGCAAGTTGGATGTCGGGAATGCTGAGGTGAAGTTGGAGGAAGAGAACAGGAGCCTGAAGGCTGACCTGCAGAAGCTAAAGGACGAGCTGGCCAGCACTAAGCAAA AACTAGAGAAAGCTGAAAACCAGGTTCTGGCCATGCGGAAGCAGTCTGAGGGCCTCACCAAGGAGTACGACCGCTTGCTGGAGGAGCACGCAAAGCTGCAG GCTGCAGTAGATGGTCCCATGGACAAGAAGGAAGAGTAA